ATTTTTCAATTCCCGTCTCAACGGTATGGCCCTCACCTGGCGCGACACGCCGGACATGGTTCTATCTATGGCCTGGAACATGTTTCCGGTAATCTGGTATTTCCTGCTGATTTTGGTCGTGCTGCTTGGATTCGTCTGGTTGATGCGGCGCCTGCAAGCCCGGCTGCTGATGAGCCAAAAGGAGGCTCCAATCTGGCTGCACTGGGTTTACCTGCCGTTGGTTGCGGCGTTGTTGTTTGTCGGCGCCCGCGGTCGCTTGGCTGACAAGTCGCCCATCCGAACCGGCGTGGCTTACTTTTCCGAATACGATTTTGCCAACCAGTTGGCATTGAATCCGGCCTTCACGTTTTGGCGCGACGCCATATACGATGCGCGCGACAAAGGTCGGTTGGAAGAAATGATGGCCACTGTGCAATCATCCGGCGGCGAACCGATGGTGCGACGATTGCTGGGTTTGCCCGATAGTCTGGTACATCGAAGCGATGAGAAGATTCTCAGGCCGGTGCGTTTCGCGCCACCCAACGACGATCCACCGAATGTAATCCTGGTAGTGATGGAATCATTCGGCAATACCAAATTGGGTGCGCTGGACAACCGCTTTCCACATGATTTGTCTCCTTGCTTCGATTCTCTGGCGGCCGAGGGTATCCTGTTTACGAATTTCTATTCGGCCGGGATGCATACCTACACCGGCGTGTTCAGCACCCTAACCGGGTATCCCCACCAATTCACGGAACTGGTGATGAAGCAAGTGCCGGGACACACGCACTTTCATTCATTGGCGGCTATTCTCAAGGGTCATGACTATCAGACGTTGTTTTTCACCACCCACGATCCACACTTTGACAACATGCAGGGCTTCACCATGTCCAACGGCGTCAACCGCATGTACTCATCGCTCGATTTCGATCCCGATGAATGGATAGGCACGTGGGGCGTACCGGATCATATCTTGTTCGATCGGGCTGTCGAGGTGCTGAGCCAGGGTAAACATGACCGCTTTTTCGCGATGCTCTTGTCCACTTCCAACCATGGACCCTGGCAGGTCCCCGATGTGCCGTTTGAGCGCATTCCGGAGGATGTAGACAGAAGCGATGAACTGAATGCTTTCAAGTATTCCGACTGGGCGCTGGGGCGGTTCGTGCGGCA
This genomic window from Candidatus Zixiibacteriota bacterium contains:
- a CDS encoding sulfatase-like hydrolase/transferase produces the protein MNPLLTSGSDICIMARMNSSNHRLLGLPAKYLSGPALYALATVVVLACFFELWRLALLIRQWDLAAAVPGVDLFKSFLIGLRFDLVIACYLTVVFYVLSIIPWLEITRRTWVRRVHLAFMTAVAAVIFFMHVIDLEFFSFFNSRLNGMALTWRDTPDMVLSMAWNMFPVIWYFLLILVVLLGFVWLMRRLQARLLMSQKEAPIWLHWVYLPLVAALLFVGARGRLADKSPIRTGVAYFSEYDFANQLALNPAFTFWRDAIYDARDKGRLEEMMATVQSSGGEPMVRRLLGLPDSLVHRSDEKILRPVRFAPPNDDPPNVILVVMESFGNTKLGALDNRFPHDLSPCFDSLAAEGILFTNFYSAGMHTYTGVFSTLTGYPHQFTELVMKQVPGHTHFHSLAAILKGHDYQTLFFTTHDPHFDNMQGFTMSNGVNRMYSSLDFDPDEWIGTWGVPDHILFDRAVEVLSQGKHDRFFAMLLSTSNHGPWQVPDVPFERIPEDVDRSDELNAFKYSDWALGRFVRQIQNDPAMSNTLIFITADNGTPFAPTLDLDLSYLQIPLLIIDTDHRLPAGRRIDRLGGQLDILATVMGQVRLDYDNYSFGHDLLDSLAPITDFAQFSEWFRVGYIEGDYYSIYRLRGEPGSCYRLDDLTVDLAKSEHELARPYLDKAAAMFKTAYENMSRPVRSAKLIGEVSR